A genome region from Arachis duranensis cultivar V14167 chromosome 6, aradu.V14167.gnm2.J7QH, whole genome shotgun sequence includes the following:
- the LOC107492741 gene encoding vacuolar-sorting protein BRO1-like: MVLSIPLKKTNPVELYLPLRKLVASEYSESDAEKVESVLETLNKCRRDMVERRGDLSLPMQRDCLIHYFKCLCMVEPLFNPEHKDGVSSQRNAIQLEKAAVLFNIGAIHSQIAASCDRTTALGRHLAMDAFRVAANFFDILWKDFAKDVVSATLDLTPLFAQFLHYLFPAQASELELQQQLNNNDASNAFQKHECAGEFVSVYGLYLSACLVISKVSGAAVRKHVYSFDRTWVTHLRQKMKFFQPEVRQRRKSSFLPESEGPDVYSWVTSCAPDDDAECVTEILVRGFCRGSMMPVLPKK; the protein is encoded by the exons ATGGTGCTGTCAATCCCACTGAAGAAGACTAATCCGGTGGAGCTGTACCTGCCGTTACGCAAGTTGGTAGCCTCAGAATACTCGGAGAGCGATGCAGAAAAAGTTGAAAGCGTTCTGGAAACCCTAAACAAATGCCGCAGGGACATGGTGGAGCGTAGAGGGGACCTCTCCCTTCCCATGCAACGTGACTGCCTCATCCACTACTTCAAATGCCTTTGCATGGTTGAGCCACTCTTCAACCCTGAGCATAAGGATGGGGTCTCCTCACAGCGCAACGCCATCCAATTGGAGAAGGCCGCTGTTCTCTTCAACATTGGAGCCATCCACAGCCAGATTGCTGCCTCTTGCGACCGTACCACCGCCCTTGGCCGTCACCTTGCAATGGACGCCTTTAGAGTTGCCGCCAATTTCTTCGACATACTCTGGAAGGATTTTGCCAAGGACGTGGTCTCCGCCACCCTCGATTTGACTCCACTCTTCGCGCAGTTTCTGCACTACCTCTTCCCCGCTCAGGCTTCCGAGCTCGAATTACAGCAACAACTCAACAACAACGACGCCAGTAACGCTTTCCAAAAACACGAATGTGCCGGGGAGTTTGTATCG gTTTATGGGCTTTATTTGAGTGCATGTTTAGTGATATCTAAGGTTTCGGGTGCCGCTGTACGGAAACATGTCTACTCTTTTGACCGAACCTGGGTAACTCATCTTCGCCAGAAGATGAAATTCTTTCAGCCGGAGGTTCGTCAGAGGAGGAAATCATCCTTCCTACCCGAATCCGAGGGACCTGATGTATACTCATGGGTCACATCTTGTGCTCCTGATGATGATGCAGAATGTGTCACTGAGATTTTAGTTAGAGGGTTTTGCAGGGGCTCGATGATGCCCGTGCTACCAAAAAAATGA